A section of the Halogranum gelatinilyticum genome encodes:
- a CDS encoding BKACE family enzyme, giving the protein MGYQGYADYFDKKLIISVATTGGFQGKEENPNLPEQPEEIARDVAACEEAGASIVHIHARDDDGKKTKDVARFQEIRDAIDSHCDDILVNFTTGGGGIFSREDRIAPILETDPRPELATIDLGPVNFGQTRTAENTREQNEEYAEAMLNAGVKPELELFNPGHIPEMEHLVDLDLLEPPYWCTNIFGLQNGMPPAPRNVVNFADNLPADCEWQTLAIGKHQLPLTTMTITMGGHVRVGMEDNIYYRKGELAESNAQLVERTARIAAELERPVATPAETRDILGL; this is encoded by the coding sequence ATGGGATATCAAGGGTACGCCGACTATTTCGACAAGAAACTGATCATCAGCGTGGCGACGACGGGCGGGTTTCAGGGGAAGGAAGAAAACCCGAACCTGCCCGAACAGCCCGAAGAGATCGCCCGCGACGTGGCGGCCTGCGAAGAGGCGGGAGCCTCTATCGTCCACATCCACGCCCGCGACGACGACGGCAAGAAGACGAAGGACGTGGCGCGGTTCCAAGAGATCCGCGACGCCATCGACAGCCACTGCGACGATATCCTCGTCAACTTCACCACGGGCGGCGGCGGAATCTTCTCACGCGAAGACCGTATCGCGCCGATTCTGGAGACGGACCCTCGGCCGGAGCTTGCGACCATCGACCTCGGGCCGGTCAACTTCGGGCAGACGCGGACAGCGGAAAACACTCGCGAACAGAACGAGGAGTACGCGGAAGCGATGCTCAACGCCGGTGTTAAACCCGAACTGGAGCTGTTCAACCCCGGTCACATCCCCGAGATGGAGCATCTCGTCGACCTCGACCTGCTCGAACCACCCTACTGGTGTACGAACATCTTCGGCCTCCAGAACGGGATGCCACCGGCTCCGCGGAACGTCGTCAACTTCGCCGACAACCTCCCCGCCGACTGCGAGTGGCAGACGCTCGCCATCGGCAAGCACCAACTGCCGCTGACGACGATGACCATCACGATGGGTGGCCACGTCCGCGTCGGGATGGAGGACAACATCTACTACCGGAAGGGCGAACTCGCCGAGAGCAACGCCCAACTGGTCGAGCGGACCGCCCGCATCGCCGCCGAACTCGAACGGCCGGTCGCCACACCGGCGGAGACGCGCGACATCCTCGGACTGTAA
- a CDS encoding sugar phosphate isomerase/epimerase family protein gives MTSIGFQLYSLHGVDDPLPDVIERVGEAGFEGVELAGLDGHRPEEVAEALTAADLDVAGAHVGLDEIEDDPETVAETYRTLGCDDVVVPWLDPEHFASTESVEAAAERLDAAAAALDDHGLALHYHNHDQEFTDLDGEPALATLVAATENVGFELDLGWVGAAGYDPLAVLDDYADRVRIVHLKDYDAETGDVVEVGGGDLDIAAAVDAVRDHGCDWLVYEAEERPDSYGTLDHAADVVETYW, from the coding sequence ATGACATCGATCGGCTTTCAGCTCTACAGTCTGCACGGCGTCGACGACCCGCTTCCCGACGTCATCGAACGCGTCGGCGAGGCCGGGTTCGAGGGCGTCGAACTCGCTGGGCTGGACGGTCACAGACCGGAGGAGGTCGCCGAGGCCCTGACGGCCGCGGACCTCGACGTCGCTGGCGCGCACGTCGGTCTCGACGAGATCGAGGACGACCCCGAGACCGTCGCCGAAACCTACCGGACGCTCGGCTGTGACGACGTCGTCGTCCCGTGGCTCGACCCCGAGCACTTCGCCTCGACCGAGTCGGTCGAGGCGGCGGCCGAGCGGCTGGACGCCGCCGCCGCGGCCCTCGACGACCACGGACTCGCCCTCCACTACCACAACCACGACCAGGAGTTCACCGACCTCGACGGCGAGCCCGCGCTGGCGACGCTCGTGGCTGCGACCGAGAACGTCGGCTTCGAACTCGACCTCGGCTGGGTCGGCGCGGCCGGATACGACCCCCTCGCCGTGCTCGACGACTACGCGGACCGCGTGCGCATCGTCCACCTCAAGGACTACGACGCCGAGACGGGCGACGTGGTCGAGGTCGGCGGCGGCGACCTGGACATCGCTGCGGCGGTCGACGCCGTCCGCGACCACGGCTGTGACTGGCTGGTCTACGAGGCCGAGGAGCGTCCCGACTCCTACGGCACGCTGGACCACGCTGCCGACGTCGTCGAGACGTACTGGTAA
- a CDS encoding Gfo/Idh/MocA family protein, which yields MSTYTVAVIGTGPDPSNPSLNGFAMGYRHAEAYATDDRAELVGAADIVPENAAAFAEEFDLSEEATFTDYEELLTALEPDVVSVCVPPAIHRRVVVDCARSGVVSAIHCEKPMADTFSDARTMVQECWRHDVQLTFNRQRRFGKPFTEAKRLLDEGEIGDLQRVEITWGDFYDTGAHTVDLAGMFNDERPAEWVIAQLDYREEDVRFGTHQENQMWAQWRYDNGVYGVSSTGAGSDIHDAGLLLRGTEGVIRIDVDDGPMLELERGGEREAIDVGNETMHHSGEEEGRFGSHFQDRAVAEVLDALDEEREPVLSGKRGLNTAEILFAGYESVRSRGRVDLPLDLDDNPLEAMVESGALTPEPAEDEE from the coding sequence ATGAGCACCTACACAGTCGCAGTCATCGGTACCGGACCGGACCCGTCGAACCCGAGTCTCAACGGGTTCGCGATGGGCTACAGACACGCGGAAGCGTACGCCACCGACGACCGGGCGGAACTCGTCGGCGCGGCCGACATCGTCCCGGAGAACGCCGCCGCCTTCGCCGAGGAGTTCGACCTCTCGGAGGAGGCGACGTTCACCGACTACGAGGAACTCCTCACGGCACTCGAACCCGACGTCGTGAGCGTCTGTGTCCCGCCCGCGATCCACCGCCGGGTCGTCGTCGACTGCGCCCGCAGCGGCGTCGTCAGCGCGATCCATTGCGAGAAGCCGATGGCCGACACGTTCTCCGACGCCCGGACGATGGTCCAGGAGTGTTGGCGACACGACGTTCAGTTGACCTTCAACCGACAGCGACGGTTCGGCAAGCCGTTCACCGAGGCGAAGCGGCTGCTCGACGAGGGGGAAATCGGCGACCTCCAGCGCGTGGAGATCACGTGGGGGGACTTCTACGATACCGGTGCCCACACCGTCGACCTCGCGGGGATGTTCAACGACGAGCGGCCCGCCGAGTGGGTCATCGCCCAGCTCGACTACCGTGAGGAGGACGTCCGGTTCGGGACCCACCAGGAGAACCAGATGTGGGCGCAGTGGCGCTACGACAACGGCGTCTACGGCGTCTCCTCGACCGGCGCGGGGTCGGACATCCACGACGCCGGACTGCTGCTCCGAGGCACTGAGGGCGTCATCCGCATCGACGTCGACGACGGCCCGATGCTCGAACTGGAGCGCGGCGGTGAGCGCGAGGCTATCGACGTCGGCAACGAGACGATGCACCACAGCGGCGAGGAGGAGGGACGGTTCGGGTCGCACTTCCAGGACCGCGCCGTCGCGGAGGTTCTCGACGCGCTCGACGAGGAGCGCGAACCCGTGCTGAGCGGCAAGCGCGGACTCAACACCGCGGAAATCCTGTTCGCGGGCTACGAGTCGGTCCGCTCGCGCGGCCGCGTCGACCTCCCGCTGGACCTCGACGACAACCCGCTCGAAGCGATGGTGGAGTCGGGAGCCCTCACGCCCGAGCCTGCAGAGGACGAAGAGTAA
- a CDS encoding VOC family protein: protein MPDVNGIHHVTAFCDDPQENYDFFTDVLGLRFVKRTVRFDVPEKIYHLYYGDEMGTPGTVITYFPMTNMPMERGMVGKGMMSAVGLTIPEGSVDYWTNRFEEHDMEFTVEERFGETVVGFTDPDGLPYELVTGESDIEPWDGGDVPTEHGIRGMYNVTLHSSDPAGTMDVLETLGWDRIGEATHPQAGDRIRYEAPEGGPCARKVDVLIRPNAPNGVMGIGTYLHVAFQVENDWEQDRVSDILRENGYITTSTKDRDYFHSRYITEPGGAVFEFATMGPGFTLDQDPAEFGEELKVPDWLDVDLERIEEMLPPLNTK from the coding sequence ATGCCAGACGTCAATGGAATACACCACGTAACGGCCTTTTGTGACGACCCCCAGGAGAACTACGACTTCTTCACGGACGTCCTCGGCCTGCGGTTCGTCAAGCGAACGGTCCGGTTCGACGTGCCGGAGAAGATCTATCACCTGTACTACGGTGACGAGATGGGGACGCCAGGGACCGTCATCACCTACTTCCCGATGACGAATATGCCGATGGAGCGGGGGATGGTCGGCAAGGGGATGATGAGTGCGGTGGGGCTGACGATCCCCGAAGGCTCTGTCGACTATTGGACCAACCGGTTCGAGGAGCACGACATGGAGTTCACCGTCGAGGAGCGCTTCGGTGAGACCGTCGTCGGCTTCACCGACCCCGACGGCCTCCCGTACGAGCTCGTCACGGGCGAATCCGACATCGAGCCGTGGGACGGCGGCGACGTCCCGACCGAACACGGCATCCGTGGGATGTACAACGTCACGCTTCACTCGTCGGACCCCGCGGGGACGATGGACGTCCTCGAGACGCTCGGCTGGGACCGCATCGGCGAGGCGACCCACCCGCAGGCGGGCGACCGTATCCGCTACGAGGCACCCGAGGGCGGCCCGTGCGCCCGGAAGGTCGACGTCCTCATCCGCCCCAACGCGCCGAACGGCGTCATGGGTATCGGGACGTATCTCCACGTGGCGTTCCAGGTCGAGAACGACTGGGAACAGGACCGCGTGAGCGACATCCTGCGTGAGAACGGCTACATCACCACCTCGACGAAGGACCGCGACTACTTCCACTCGCGGTACATCACCGAACCCGGCGGAGCCGTCTTCGAGTTCGCGACGATGGGTCCCGGCTTCACGCTGGACCAAGACCCCGCAGAGTTCGGCGAGGAGCTGAAGGTCCCCGACTGGCTCGACGTTGATCTCGAGCGCATCGAGGAGATGCTCCCGCCACTGAACACGAAGTAA
- a CDS encoding MATE family efflux transporter, with protein sequence MVRDTNPLRLLLVGIGAVLGRLGLVSPDKAREATDLAWPRILTGLARMSNSVVDAAMVGVAVGPLAIAGMGFAGPYWGMTFAIGGGMAAGTIALVSQRYGADAYDELEGVVRSSALLVTLVALPVTVLFWTVPTELVSLLSDDPVAVGYGADYLRVLALAVPFAIVNQIGSRVLIGVDDAWTPMVVRSAGAATNVALNAVFIFVLDMGVVGAAAGSVVASVLVTVAFVVGLVAGRLPFIGAFPVTVDPTARYVDREVFTDLLSIGLPVVGRSSVWTVARFPILIFVGLLGPNVVAAYVISRRIWGLMNTPGWGFGLAASSLVGRALGADDETNAEAYGREITYFTVATYLLAALLVAAFARPIVLLFVGDPTSEAVPVAVDFVYAACVAIVPAGVTNGIAGALDATGDTRWPFYGRALGMFGFAIPLTYLATTTSLGLFAVSLSFLGESVPSMLVNWYRFRSGKWKAISRAYRPGTASDD encoded by the coding sequence GTGGTACGGGACACGAACCCACTCAGACTGCTCCTCGTCGGTATCGGCGCGGTGCTCGGCCGTCTCGGTCTCGTCTCGCCCGACAAGGCCCGCGAGGCGACCGACCTCGCGTGGCCGCGCATCCTGACGGGACTCGCGCGGATGTCGAACAGCGTCGTCGACGCGGCGATGGTCGGCGTCGCCGTCGGCCCGCTGGCCATCGCCGGGATGGGCTTCGCCGGGCCGTACTGGGGGATGACGTTCGCCATCGGCGGCGGGATGGCCGCGGGTACCATCGCGCTCGTCTCCCAACGGTACGGGGCGGACGCCTACGACGAACTGGAAGGCGTCGTCCGGTCGAGCGCGCTACTCGTGACGCTCGTCGCACTCCCCGTCACGGTGCTGTTCTGGACCGTCCCGACCGAACTCGTCTCGCTTCTGAGCGACGACCCCGTCGCCGTCGGCTACGGCGCCGACTATCTCCGCGTCCTCGCACTCGCCGTCCCCTTCGCCATCGTCAACCAGATCGGCAGCCGGGTGCTCATCGGCGTCGACGACGCGTGGACGCCGATGGTCGTCCGGTCGGCCGGAGCCGCAACCAACGTCGCGCTCAACGCGGTCTTCATCTTCGTGCTCGACATGGGCGTCGTCGGCGCGGCCGCGGGGAGCGTCGTCGCGAGCGTCCTCGTCACGGTCGCGTTCGTCGTCGGTCTCGTCGCGGGACGACTGCCGTTCATCGGCGCGTTCCCGGTCACCGTCGACCCCACCGCCCGGTACGTCGACCGCGAGGTCTTCACCGACCTGCTCTCCATCGGGCTGCCGGTCGTCGGCCGAAGCTCCGTCTGGACAGTCGCGCGGTTCCCCATCCTGATCTTCGTCGGGCTTCTCGGCCCGAACGTCGTCGCCGCCTACGTCATCAGCCGCCGTATCTGGGGGCTGATGAACACGCCCGGCTGGGGGTTCGGTCTCGCCGCCAGCAGCCTCGTGGGACGGGCACTCGGCGCGGACGACGAGACGAACGCCGAGGCCTACGGTCGCGAGATCACCTACTTCACCGTCGCGACGTATCTGCTCGCGGCACTCCTCGTCGCCGCCTTCGCCCGCCCAATCGTCCTGCTCTTCGTGGGCGACCCGACCTCGGAAGCGGTGCCCGTCGCCGTCGACTTCGTCTACGCGGCCTGCGTGGCCATCGTCCCCGCGGGCGTGACCAACGGGATCGCCGGGGCACTCGACGCCACGGGCGACACCCGGTGGCCGTTCTACGGCCGCGCGCTGGGGATGTTCGGCTTCGCCATCCCGCTGACGTATCTCGCCACCACGACCTCGCTCGGCCTGTTCGCCGTCTCGCTGTCGTTTCTCGGCGAGAGTGTCCCCTCGATGCTCGTCAACTGGTACCGCTTCCGCTCCGGGAAGTGGAAGGCGATCAGCCGCGCGTACCGGCCGGGGACAGCCAGCGACGACTGA
- a CDS encoding universal stress protein has translation MYQIVVPVDDDVDRATAQAQYVLDLPTDDGAVHVTVAHAYHESATDDLPDEESPAVAATVQRLRDAGLSVEKREVYVPVAEGILDLVDELDADSVVMGGRKRSPAGKALFGSVTQSVILDSTVPVTVAAVHV, from the coding sequence ATGTACCAGATAGTGGTACCTGTCGACGACGATGTCGACCGCGCAACTGCACAGGCACAGTACGTTCTCGACCTTCCGACGGACGACGGGGCAGTTCACGTGACAGTCGCCCACGCCTACCACGAGTCCGCGACCGACGACCTCCCCGACGAGGAGAGTCCGGCCGTCGCCGCCACAGTCCAACGGCTCCGCGACGCCGGACTGTCCGTGGAGAAACGCGAGGTCTACGTCCCTGTCGCGGAGGGAATCCTCGACCTCGTCGACGAACTCGACGCCGACTCCGTCGTCATGGGCGGGCGGAAACGGAGTCCGGCGGGCAAGGCACTGTTCGGCAGTGTCACCCAGTCGGTCATCCTCGATTCGACCGTCCCAGTGACCGTCGCCGCAGTTCATGTCTAG
- a CDS encoding TatD family hydrolase: MSSEYPTRRPTDEAYLDAESFDPPTSLLNLPWIDPHNHAHTLSFEDRERYALSGCREMVMVASGYHWTPYKPVEADDVRYLWDDVLNRKRAIERNHFFRTNLALGIHTGVRITDPDELLDAMDEYCRLDDVVAIGETGVTPAQHAEAWDLDEQRAVVQAQMELADTHGLPVILHTPNVGVDDAPDYRPEFGLPGFESNVSLGQEPVLTGKNPALDAVKIDIEAAADAGLPEDRIVASHADPNNIDYLLGETDCYASFTVSYPWLNGVDAADVAKAIQEYGPDRVMMDTDCANILRTDVFSVKRAIFDLYRLGIDEDDIRQVVFENPKRVLGLGDATE, from the coding sequence ATGTCTTCGGAGTATCCGACGCGACGCCCCACGGACGAAGCCTACCTCGACGCCGAGTCGTTCGACCCGCCGACGTCGCTGTTGAACCTGCCGTGGATCGACCCCCACAACCACGCCCACACGCTCTCCTTCGAGGACCGCGAACGATACGCGCTCTCCGGCTGTCGGGAGATGGTGATGGTCGCGTCGGGCTACCACTGGACGCCGTACAAGCCCGTCGAGGCCGACGACGTCCGCTATCTGTGGGACGACGTCCTCAACCGGAAGCGCGCCATCGAGCGCAACCACTTCTTCCGCACCAACCTCGCGCTCGGCATCCACACTGGCGTCCGTATCACGGACCCCGACGAGCTGCTCGACGCAATGGACGAATACTGTCGGCTCGACGACGTCGTCGCCATCGGCGAGACGGGTGTGACGCCCGCCCAACATGCCGAAGCTTGGGACCTCGACGAACAGCGCGCCGTCGTCCAAGCGCAGATGGAACTCGCGGACACCCACGGGCTGCCGGTCATCCTCCACACGCCGAACGTCGGTGTCGACGACGCCCCGGACTACCGCCCCGAGTTCGGTCTCCCCGGCTTCGAGAGCAACGTCTCGCTCGGCCAGGAGCCGGTGTTGACGGGGAAGAATCCCGCGCTCGACGCGGTGAAGATCGACATCGAGGCCGCGGCCGACGCCGGGCTGCCCGAGGACCGCATCGTCGCCTCCCACGCCGACCCCAACAACATCGACTACCTACTCGGTGAGACCGACTGCTACGCGAGCTTCACGGTCAGCTATCCGTGGCTCAACGGCGTCGACGCGGCAGACGTCGCCAAGGCGATTCAGGAGTACGGTCCCGACCGCGTCATGATGGACACCGACTGTGCGAACATCCTCCGCACGGACGTCTTCTCGGTCAAACGCGCGATCTTCGACCTCTACCGGCTGGGCATCGACGAGGACGACATCCGCCAGGTCGTCTTCGAGAACCCAAAGCGGGTCCTCGGTCTCGGTGACGCCACCGAGTGA
- a CDS encoding AEC family transporter, translating into MSVASQLAYMLALLAVGAGLRAVGVLNEHRRDRLTAVAFYVALPALVFSSTVTRSLSDVLVWRLFVGVTVVLLAGACIGWLVHRNHATPARRGVAVVQSYHSNLGFLGVPFVAATFGGVTAGKASVVLGIASILQVSLTVLLLTRITSADADVFDELSGLARNPVLIALALGLAGGAVGVDLPGVVRGSLDVLGALALPIALPAVGASITAENGLVDPPTVGAIAAVKLLVMPLVAVVVFTGLTASPTTLRAGVLMLAMPTAVSTYIYSSELGGDGELASAGVLATTVAAAATLFGVVQLLGILTP; encoded by the coding sequence ATGAGCGTCGCGTCACAACTCGCCTATATGCTGGCTCTGCTGGCTGTCGGTGCCGGACTCCGTGCGGTCGGGGTGTTGAACGAGCACCGTCGCGACCGGCTCACGGCGGTCGCCTTCTACGTCGCGCTTCCCGCACTCGTCTTCTCGTCGACGGTCACCCGGTCGCTCTCGGACGTCCTCGTCTGGCGGCTCTTCGTCGGCGTCACCGTCGTCCTCCTGGCCGGTGCCTGCATCGGCTGGCTGGTCCACCGTAACCACGCGACACCGGCGCGACGCGGCGTCGCCGTCGTCCAGTCCTACCACTCCAACCTGGGCTTTCTCGGCGTTCCCTTCGTCGCGGCCACCTTCGGCGGTGTCACCGCCGGGAAGGCCAGCGTCGTCCTTGGTATCGCCTCCATCCTCCAGGTGTCGCTGACGGTGCTGCTATTGACGCGAATCACCAGCGCGGACGCGGACGTCTTCGACGAACTGAGCGGTCTCGCCCGCAATCCGGTGCTCATCGCGCTCGCACTCGGTCTCGCCGGTGGTGCCGTCGGCGTCGATCTCCCCGGCGTGGTTCGGGGGTCGCTCGACGTCCTCGGTGCCCTCGCGCTTCCGATTGCACTCCCGGCCGTCGGGGCGTCGATCACGGCTGAGAACGGTCTCGTCGACCCGCCGACGGTCGGTGCTATCGCGGCAGTGAAACTCCTCGTCATGCCGCTCGTGGCGGTGGTGGTGTTCACTGGACTCACCGCGTCGCCGACGACGCTCCGTGCGGGCGTCCTCATGCTCGCGATGCCGACCGCCGTCTCGACGTACATCTATTCGAGCGAACTCGGCGGCGACGGCGAACTCGCGTCCGCGGGTGTGCTCGCGACGACGGTCGCCGCCGCCGCGACGCTGTTCGGTGTCGTGCAGTTGCTCGGCATCCTGACGCCATGA
- a CDS encoding globin family protein, translated as MDIIVPDGSIGLGTSADQLATEIGLTADEVAWRTDFVDFTTEDETRLASMSDVVEDNMEALVARHSWLKTVRCDSRLDVRFSRPSVVTLLSLGAGRRASS; from the coding sequence ATGGATATTATCGTTCCCGATGGCTCGATCGGGTTGGGGACCTCCGCGGACCAACTGGCTACCGAGATCGGCTTGACGGCCGACGAAGTGGCGTGGCGAACGGATTTCGTCGACTTCACCACCGAGGACGAGACGCGCCTGGCCTCGATGAGCGATGTTGTCGAAGACAACATGGAGGCACTCGTCGCTCGACATTCGTGGCTCAAAACAGTCCGCTGCGACAGTCGACTGGACGTCCGCTTCTCGCGGCCGTCCGTCGTCACACTGCTTTCTCTCGGTGCCGGGCGGCGTGCCAGTTCCTGA
- a CDS encoding alpha/beta fold hydrolase translates to MRTHTVRGGNDVALHVREAGRGRPILFVHGFSQSLLSWRHQFESSLTDEFRLVAFDSRGHGESDKPRDAYDDSELWAQDVRAVITELGLDDVILVGWSYGGLVVLDYVDSFGTDRLTGVTLVGAISTIGTDTATERLGPEYLELVSGFVSTDVEESTATMRQFVDLCVFDDLDPDDHYFMLGYNVVVPPHVRDSLRDRTVSHDAELEALDVPVLLTHGTEDAVVLPEASEAYADRVADAELSWYPETGHTPFWEQPARFNRELRAFARETPPSE, encoded by the coding sequence ATGCGAACGCACACCGTCCGCGGTGGGAACGACGTCGCGCTCCACGTCCGAGAGGCCGGGCGTGGCCGACCGATACTCTTCGTCCACGGCTTCTCGCAGAGCCTGCTCTCGTGGCGACATCAGTTCGAGTCGTCGCTCACAGACGAGTTCCGGCTCGTCGCGTTCGACAGCCGCGGCCACGGCGAGTCCGACAAGCCCCGAGACGCCTACGACGACTCGGAGCTGTGGGCGCAGGACGTCCGCGCGGTCATCACCGAACTCGGTCTCGACGACGTGATCCTCGTCGGCTGGTCCTACGGCGGGCTCGTCGTCCTCGACTACGTCGACTCCTTCGGGACCGACCGGCTCACTGGCGTCACCCTCGTCGGTGCCATCTCCACCATCGGTACCGACACCGCGACGGAACGGCTCGGCCCCGAGTATCTCGAACTCGTCTCGGGGTTCGTCTCGACCGACGTCGAGGAGTCGACGGCGACGATGCGGCAGTTCGTCGACCTCTGTGTCTTCGACGACCTCGACCCCGACGACCACTACTTCATGCTCGGCTACAACGTCGTCGTCCCGCCGCACGTCCGCGACAGCCTCCGCGACCGGACGGTCAGCCACGACGCCGAACTCGAAGCACTTGACGTCCCGGTGCTGCTCACCCACGGCACCGAAGACGCTGTCGTGCTCCCCGAAGCGTCGGAGGCGTACGCCGACCGCGTCGCCGACGCGGAACTCTCGTGGTATCCGGAGACCGGCCACACCCCCTTCTGGGAGCAGCCGGCGCGGTTCAACCGCGAACTCCGTGCATTCGCCCGGGAGACGCCCCCGTCCGAGTGA
- a CDS encoding GDSL-type esterase/lipase family protein, with product MHADSDPSISLHNVAETVPAEWTDSGERLCRVPDTVGAGLNDMARDRVRHPTDSELRFVPADDDTEIEVTLSAPEPTRVRVFWGPFQPWEPTELGPEEETLTLSVPERVADLASETEADTDLGGRFDPRVCRLRFERFTPVALHDVTGDCRPPDGDELPDIRYLAYGTSITEGATSSAPQTNYVSEVARGCGYDALNLGCSGSAYCEAAMAEHIAARDDWDVATLALSVNMANTGGFPVEEFEARAERFVDTVAAAHPDKPVVCITLFPYFDDLTDAGDADLAGAYRETLREIVRGSPHDNLSLVEGQELLPVSGLAADLLHPGDTGMRAIGENLARRLEDIVDVSR from the coding sequence ATGCACGCCGACAGCGACCCGTCCATCTCGTTGCACAACGTCGCCGAGACGGTCCCGGCCGAGTGGACCGACAGCGGCGAGCGACTGTGCCGCGTCCCCGACACGGTCGGCGCGGGCCTGAACGACATGGCCCGCGACCGCGTCCGCCATCCGACCGACAGCGAACTGCGGTTCGTCCCGGCGGACGACGACACCGAGATCGAGGTGACGCTCTCGGCCCCCGAGCCGACACGCGTCAGAGTCTTCTGGGGACCGTTTCAGCCGTGGGAGCCGACGGAACTCGGGCCAGAGGAGGAGACACTCACGCTCAGTGTCCCCGAGCGCGTGGCCGACCTCGCCTCCGAGACTGAGGCCGACACCGACCTCGGCGGCCGCTTCGACCCGCGGGTCTGCCGACTCCGGTTCGAGCGGTTCACGCCGGTCGCCCTTCACGACGTCACCGGCGACTGTCGGCCGCCCGATGGCGACGAACTTCCTGACATCCGGTATCTCGCGTACGGCACGTCCATCACCGAGGGGGCGACGTCGTCGGCACCACAGACGAACTACGTCTCGGAGGTCGCCCGGGGCTGTGGCTACGACGCGCTGAACCTCGGCTGCTCGGGGTCGGCCTACTGCGAGGCTGCGATGGCCGAACACATCGCCGCTCGCGACGACTGGGACGTGGCGACGCTCGCGCTCTCGGTCAACATGGCCAACACCGGCGGCTTCCCGGTCGAGGAGTTCGAAGCCCGCGCCGAGCGGTTCGTCGACACCGTCGCGGCCGCCCACCCGGACAAGCCCGTCGTCTGCATCACGCTGTTTCCGTACTTCGACGACCTGACCGACGCTGGCGACGCCGACCTCGCCGGGGCGTACCGCGAGACGCTCCGTGAGATCGTCCGCGGGTCGCCTCACGACAACCTCTCGCTGGTCGAGGGGCAGGAGCTGTTGCCCGTCTCGGGGTTGGCCGCCGACCTACTGCATCCGGGCGACACAGGGATGCGCGCCATCGGTGAGAACCTCGCGCGACGGCTCGAGGATATCGTCGACGTGTCGCGGTGA